In Candidatus Rokuibacteriota bacterium, the following are encoded in one genomic region:
- a CDS encoding Uma2 family endonuclease, whose product MVTRVILTYKDYEALPADGRRYEVHEGELSMTPAPSPKHQELAGNLFVALNQHVKARDLGKVFFSPIDCILSDITIVQPDIVYLETGRLSAISARGIEGAPTLVIEILSPSTAQIDRGAKFQLYARHGVPYYWIVDLEPRSIEAYSLTGGAYQLTARASGGEPVSLPPFPDLELVPASLWP is encoded by the coding sequence ATGGTGACGCGGGTGATCCTGACTTACAAAGACTATGAGGCCCTCCCAGCCGATGGCCGGCGCTACGAGGTGCACGAGGGAGAGCTGTCGATGACCCCGGCGCCGAGTCCTAAGCATCAGGAACTGGCTGGTAACCTCTTCGTGGCCTTGAATCAGCATGTGAAGGCGCGGGATCTAGGAAAGGTTTTTTTCTCGCCGATCGACTGTATTCTGAGCGACATCACCATCGTTCAGCCCGACATCGTATACCTCGAGACTGGACGGCTGTCGGCCATCAGCGCCCGCGGCATCGAGGGCGCGCCGACTCTCGTGATCGAGATCCTCTCGCCGTCCACCGCCCAGATCGATCGAGGCGCGAAGTTCCAGCTCTACGCGCGGCATGGCGTACCATACTACTGGATCGTGGATCTCGAACCCCGGAGCATCGAGGCGTACAGCTTGACCGGGGGCGCGTACCAGCTCACCGCGCGTGCGAGTGGAGGAGAGCCGGTCTCGCTCCCGCCATTCCCCGACCTGGAGCTGGTCCCGGCCTCCCTTTGGCCCTGA
- the amrA gene encoding AmmeMemoRadiSam system protein A, with protein MENPGSEILSLARQAVEHYVRTGGFLPPPADPPPALKDAGAVFVSLRVDRTLRGCIGTLLPTKPTLAEEVIANAVAAAVSDPRFPAVSPEELPGLSYEVDILGPLVQVSGEDELDPEQYGVVVESGRRRGVLLPALEGVTSREQQVAIARVKAGIGPHEPVNLYRFTVTRFREEE; from the coding sequence ATGGAGAACCCGGGATCGGAAATCCTCAGCCTGGCCCGCCAGGCGGTCGAGCATTACGTCCGGACGGGTGGATTCCTCCCCCCGCCCGCCGATCCGCCTCCCGCGTTGAAGGATGCCGGCGCCGTCTTTGTGAGCCTTCGCGTGGACAGGACGCTCCGCGGCTGCATCGGGACGCTCCTCCCGACCAAGCCCACGCTCGCCGAAGAGGTCATCGCCAACGCCGTCGCCGCAGCGGTGAGCGACCCGCGCTTTCCGGCGGTCTCGCCGGAGGAGCTCCCCGGCCTGTCCTACGAGGTGGATATCCTCGGGCCCCTCGTTCAGGTGAGCGGCGAGGACGAGCTGGATCCTGAGCAGTACGGCGTGGTCGTCGAGAGCGGCAGACGCCGCGGCGTGCTGCTCCCGGCCCTCGAGGGCGTCACCTCACGCGAGCAGCAGGTTGCCATCGCGCGGGTGAAGGCCGGGATCGGCCCCCACGAGCCGGTGAACCTCTACCGGTTCACGGTGACCCGCTTCAGGGAGGAGGAGTGA
- the thiS gene encoding sulfur carrier protein ThiS codes for MKVTVNGNAMEVADGVTVEGLLAQLDVRRDYTAVALNREVLPKHSHAKTVLREGDWVEIVHPMQGG; via the coding sequence ATGAAGGTCACGGTGAACGGAAACGCCATGGAGGTGGCCGACGGGGTCACGGTCGAGGGGCTCTTGGCTCAGCTCGACGTCCGGCGAGACTACACCGCCGTGGCCCTGAACCGTGAGGTGCTCCCGAAACACTCTCACGCGAAGACCGTGCTCCGGGAGGGAGACTGGGTAGAGATCGTCCATCCCATGCAGGGAGGGTAG
- a CDS encoding aminomethyl transferase family protein yields the protein MLALHELHLAVGGRMREVCGWVLPADYGDPVAEHHAVREAVGLVDRTLVGKVDATGRDRVTFLQGMLTNDLKALAPGQGCPAAFLDAHGKVQGLLVVLVLEDRLRVELPPGMTEKILQTLDKFLISEKVTFADVTEAFALFALHGPKAAAVLAAATGGAVSLAPYQHAESAVGSLPVRVCRRDELGVPGFHVWVAAEQAADLWRSLIEAGKPHGLRPVGATALAALRVEAGVACFGHDVDETTLLMEAPLEHLVSYTKGCYVGQEVVARIKYRGHVNRSLTGLTLEGSEVPAAGAVVFVEGKEVGRVTSPVSSIVLNRPIALAYIRREHLEPGTRVAVSHRESTILARVTALPFVSPA from the coding sequence ATGCTCGCGCTTCACGAGCTTCACCTCGCCGTCGGCGGTCGCATGCGAGAGGTGTGCGGCTGGGTCTTGCCCGCGGACTACGGGGACCCGGTGGCAGAACACCACGCCGTGCGCGAGGCTGTGGGGCTCGTCGATCGAACGCTGGTCGGCAAGGTGGACGCCACCGGTCGCGATCGGGTGACGTTTCTGCAGGGCATGCTCACCAATGACTTGAAGGCGCTCGCCCCGGGCCAGGGCTGTCCTGCCGCGTTCCTGGACGCCCACGGGAAGGTTCAGGGGCTCCTCGTGGTCCTGGTGCTCGAGGACCGCCTGCGCGTCGAGCTGCCGCCGGGGATGACGGAGAAGATCCTCCAGACGCTGGACAAGTTCTTGATCTCGGAGAAGGTCACCTTCGCCGACGTGACTGAGGCCTTCGCCCTCTTTGCCCTTCACGGCCCGAAAGCCGCGGCGGTCCTCGCCGCGGCGACGGGCGGAGCTGTGAGCCTGGCGCCGTATCAGCACGCCGAGAGCGCGGTGGGGAGTCTCCCGGTGCGCGTCTGCCGGAGGGACGAGCTGGGCGTTCCGGGCTTTCACGTCTGGGTCGCCGCCGAGCAGGCTGCGGACCTCTGGCGCAGTCTGATAGAGGCAGGCAAACCTCACGGTCTCCGGCCCGTGGGGGCGACGGCGCTCGCCGCGCTCCGCGTCGAGGCCGGCGTTGCCTGCTTCGGCCACGACGTGGACGAGACCACGCTCCTCATGGAAGCGCCCCTCGAGCACCTGGTGAGCTACACCAAGGGCTGCTACGTCGGCCAGGAGGTCGTGGCCCGGATCAAGTACCGGGGTCATGTCAACCGCTCCCTCACCGGCCTCACCCTGGAAGGCTCGGAGGTGCCGGCTGCCGGGGCGGTCGTCTTCGTCGAGGGCAAGGAGGTCGGTCGCGTGACCTCTCCGGTGAGCTCGATCGTCCTCAACCGCCCGATCGCGCTCGCGTACATCCGTCGGGAGCACCTGGAGCCCGGGACTCGGGTCGCGGTCAGTCACCGCGAGTCGACGATCCTGGCTCGAGTGACGGCGCTGCCGTTTGTGAGCCCTGCCTGA
- a CDS encoding A/G-specific adenine glycosylase, with protein sequence MSEGGPVRPAPRVRARFQRRLLAWYRRHRRDLPWRRTRDPYRILVSEIMLQQTQVDRVIPKYHEFLARYPTLDVLARAPLREVKRTWYPLGYNIRPVHLHGIARETLARYDGRIPADEKALRQLKGIGRYTAGAVLSFAFGRDAPILDTNVKRVLGRVFLGPRRLKRLKGQGALWELAAALVPRGRGYDFNQALMDFGATWCTPRKPRCLPCPMRAFCRAYPLVRS encoded by the coding sequence ATGAGTGAAGGTGGTCCAGTGAGGCCCGCGCCGCGAGTCCGCGCGCGCTTCCAGCGCCGGCTCCTGGCGTGGTACCGGCGCCACCGGCGCGACCTGCCCTGGCGCCGAACCCGTGACCCGTACAGGATCCTGGTCTCCGAGATCATGCTCCAGCAGACCCAGGTCGACCGGGTCATCCCGAAGTATCACGAGTTCCTCGCCAGGTATCCGACCCTCGATGTCCTGGCCCGTGCCCCGCTCCGCGAGGTGAAGCGGACGTGGTACCCGCTCGGCTATAACATCCGGCCGGTCCACCTCCACGGGATCGCGCGCGAGACCCTGGCCCGCTACGACGGGCGGATCCCTGCCGACGAGAAGGCCCTCCGGCAGCTCAAGGGGATCGGCCGTTACACGGCCGGGGCCGTCCTCTCCTTCGCCTTCGGCCGGGACGCGCCGATCCTGGACACGAACGTCAAGCGCGTTCTGGGACGGGTCTTCCTCGGTCCACGCCGGCTGAAGCGCTTGAAGGGCCAGGGCGCGCTCTGGGAGCTCGCCGCCGCGCTGGTGCCGCGCGGTCGGGGTTATGACTTCAACCAGGCGCTGATGGACTTCGGCGCCACCTGGTGCACCCCGCGCAAGCCTCGCTGCCTCCCCTGCCCGATGAGGGCATTCTGCAGGGCCTATCCCCTCGTCCGGTCCTGA
- a CDS encoding Uma2 family endonuclease produces the protein MGTRVILTYKDYEALPADGRRYELHEGELSVTPAPSPAHQRVLRKLLMIVNPYVEAHGLGEVFVAPIDCILSDTTVTQPDIVYLESARLSAISARGIEGPPTLVIEILSPSTAQIDRGAKFQLYARHGVPHYWIVDLEARSIEAYSLSGGAYQLTARVSGSEPVSLPPFPDLELVPASLWP, from the coding sequence ATGGGGACGCGGGTGATCCTGACTTACAAGGACTATGAGGCCCTCCCAGCCGATGGCCGGCGCTACGAGCTGCACGAGGGAGAACTGTCGGTGACCCCGGCGCCGAGTCCTGCGCATCAGCGCGTTCTGCGCAAGCTGCTGATGATAGTGAACCCGTATGTGGAGGCTCATGGCCTGGGCGAGGTTTTCGTAGCCCCGATCGACTGCATCCTGAGCGACACGACGGTCACACAGCCCGACATTGTGTACCTGGAATCCGCGCGGCTGTCGGCCATCAGCGCCCGCGGCATCGAGGGTCCGCCGACTCTCGTCATCGAGATCCTCTCGCCGTCCACCGCCCAGATCGATCGGGGCGCGAAGTTCCAGCTCTATGCGCGGCACGGGGTACCGCACTACTGGATCGTGGATCTTGAAGCCCGGAGCATCGAGGCGTACAGCTTGAGCGGAGGCGCGTACCAGCTCACCGCGCGTGTGAGTGGATCAGAGCCGGTCTCCCTCCCGCCATTCCCCGACCTTGAACTGGTCCCCGCCTCCCTCTGGCCCTGA
- a CDS encoding thioredoxin domain-containing protein, giving the protein MSSQPAGSQHTNRLSRETSPYLLQHAHNPVDWFPWGPEAFETARAEDKPILLSVGYSACHWCHVMERESFEDPEIARLMNELFVNIKVDREERPDVDQIYMQAVQSMTGHGGWPMTVFLTPDGVPFYGGTYFPPQDRHGLPAFPRVLGAVADAYREKRGTVVQAGHQLVEQIRQAERLRGAATLLTDEILFSAFQYLSSEFDERDGGVGHAPKFPQPMIWELVLRFWKRTGNARARQMLTHTLTRMARGGIYDQLGGGFHRYSVDAQWLVPHFEKMLYDNGQLARLYLHAWLATRDAEYRHIAEETLDYIGREMTHPDGGFYSAQDADSEGEEGKFFLWTPDEIREVLRAGDEARAALGYWGVADGPNFEGRNILFVPRGPAEVAAELGGSEAELAALLSRVRERLYAARERRVHPGRDDKVLAAWNGLTCRAFAEAGRALGRPDYTETAVRNAEFILGAMRKDGRLLRSWKDGEAKLLGYLEDYSMVADALLAVYEATFDLRWLAQARDLADEMLRLFWDAEREGFFDTGVDHERLVVRPRNLFDNAVPCGSSVAAEVLLRLALFTGEEVYERLGLQALRPMADLIERYPGGFGRWLSALDFHLGPVVEVALVWPVSGDGLDGLLREVFDRYLPNRVVAGREEGSRPVGGGIPLLEARSTVQGKAAAYVCRRYVCQAPTTDPEVLARQLAGEV; this is encoded by the coding sequence ATGAGCAGTCAGCCCGCCGGGAGCCAGCACACCAATCGTCTGAGTCGAGAGACGAGCCCTTACCTCCTCCAGCACGCGCATAACCCCGTGGACTGGTTCCCGTGGGGCCCCGAGGCTTTCGAGACGGCCAGGGCCGAGGACAAGCCGATCCTCCTCTCGGTCGGGTACTCGGCCTGCCACTGGTGCCACGTGATGGAGCGCGAATCGTTCGAGGACCCCGAGATCGCGCGACTCATGAACGAGCTCTTCGTCAACATCAAGGTGGACCGCGAGGAGCGTCCCGACGTCGACCAGATCTACATGCAGGCGGTCCAGTCGATGACGGGGCACGGCGGCTGGCCGATGACGGTGTTCCTGACCCCCGACGGCGTGCCGTTCTACGGGGGAACATATTTCCCGCCCCAGGACCGCCACGGGCTCCCGGCCTTCCCGCGCGTCCTCGGGGCCGTCGCCGACGCCTACCGGGAGAAGCGGGGAACCGTGGTCCAGGCCGGGCACCAGCTCGTCGAGCAGATCCGTCAGGCCGAGCGGCTCAGGGGCGCGGCGACGCTGCTGACCGACGAGATCCTCTTCTCCGCCTTCCAGTACCTCTCCTCCGAGTTCGACGAACGGGATGGCGGCGTCGGTCACGCCCCCAAGTTCCCCCAGCCGATGATCTGGGAGCTGGTCCTCCGCTTCTGGAAGCGCACGGGGAATGCCCGCGCCCGCCAGATGCTCACCCACACGCTCACGCGGATGGCGCGCGGCGGGATCTACGACCAGCTCGGCGGCGGCTTCCACCGCTACTCGGTGGACGCGCAGTGGCTCGTCCCCCATTTCGAGAAGATGCTCTACGACAACGGCCAGCTCGCGCGCCTCTACCTCCACGCCTGGCTGGCCACGCGGGACGCCGAGTACCGGCACATCGCCGAGGAAACGCTGGACTACATCGGGCGCGAGATGACGCACCCGGACGGCGGCTTCTACTCGGCCCAGGACGCAGACTCGGAAGGCGAGGAGGGGAAGTTCTTCCTCTGGACGCCCGACGAGATCCGCGAGGTTCTCCGCGCGGGCGACGAGGCGCGCGCGGCGCTCGGCTACTGGGGGGTGGCGGACGGCCCCAACTTCGAGGGCAGGAACATCCTGTTCGTTCCCCGGGGCCCTGCCGAAGTGGCGGCCGAGCTGGGCGGGTCGGAGGCGGAACTGGCCGCGCTCCTCTCCCGGGTGCGGGAGCGGCTCTACGCAGCCCGGGAGCGGCGGGTCCACCCCGGCCGCGACGACAAGGTGCTGGCGGCGTGGAACGGGCTGACGTGCCGCGCCTTCGCCGAGGCGGGGCGCGCTCTCGGCCGCCCGGACTACACCGAGACGGCGGTTCGGAACGCCGAGTTCATCCTGGGGGCCATGCGCAAGGACGGACGCCTGCTCAGGAGCTGGAAGGACGGCGAGGCGAAGCTCCTCGGCTATCTCGAGGACTACTCGATGGTCGCGGACGCGCTGCTGGCGGTGTACGAGGCGACGTTCGATCTCCGGTGGCTCGCGCAGGCGCGCGATCTCGCCGACGAGATGCTCCGCCTCTTCTGGGATGCGGAGCGCGAAGGCTTCTTTGACACCGGCGTGGACCACGAGCGGCTCGTCGTCCGGCCCAGGAACCTCTTCGACAACGCGGTGCCGTGCGGGAGCTCGGTGGCGGCCGAGGTGCTCCTGCGGCTGGCGCTCTTCACGGGCGAGGAAGTGTACGAGCGCCTGGGGCTACAGGCGCTCCGTCCCATGGCGGATCTGATCGAGCGCTACCCCGGGGGCTTCGGCCGCTGGCTCTCGGCGCTGGACTTTCATCTGGGCCCTGTCGTCGAGGTGGCCCTTGTCTGGCCCGTGAGCGGCGACGGCCTGGATGGCCTCTTGCGGGAGGTCTTCGATCGCTATCTCCCGAACCGGGTCGTGGCCGGTCGGGAGGAGGGGAGTAGACCCGTGGGCGGAGGCATCCCGCTCCTGGAGGCGCGCTCGACGGTACAGGGCAAAGCGGCGGCCTACGTCTGCCGCCGTTACGTCTGCCAGGCGCCGACGACCGATCCGGAGGTGCTGGCGCGCCAGCTCGCTGGGGAGGTATAA
- a CDS encoding type II toxin-antitoxin system RelE/ParE family toxin, whose amino-acid sequence MKSKRRLPEAVQEEVDAQVRVLIENPLHGEPKAGALKGVRVVKFKVGVQQYLLAYQFFPKPNVIELLDVGVHENFYRDLQTYLDSR is encoded by the coding sequence ATGAAGTCAAAGCGCCGGCTACCGGAAGCGGTGCAGGAGGAGGTGGATGCGCAGGTCCGCGTCCTCATCGAAAATCCCCTCCACGGCGAGCCGAAGGCAGGGGCGCTAAAGGGTGTGAGGGTCGTGAAGTTCAAGGTTGGAGTCCAGCAATATCTTTTGGCCTATCAGTTTTTCCCCAAACCCAACGTGATCGAACTTTTGGACGTGGGTGTTCACGAGAATTTCTACAGGGACCTGCAGACGTATCTCGACAGCCGGTAG
- a CDS encoding ABC transporter substrate-binding protein: MPLAADAQQAGKVPRIGFLYPVSAALASSRTEAFVQGLREFGYIEGQNITIEWRLSEVPADRLSELAAELVRLKVDVIVTGGTPAAFAARKATSTIPIVMSSVGDPVATGLVATLARPGGNITGLSLVSPDLAGKRLELIKESVPGLSRVAILVNLANPIQKVVLGQTEVAARSLGMQLQPVDVRDPRELESAFAAMAKRRAGAVIVPFDPIFFSNRRRIVDLAAKSRLPAIYFDKGYVEAGGLMAYGPNIADLARRAATYVDRILKGAKPADLPVEQPTRFELVINLKTAKALGLTIPQSVLFRADHVIQ, translated from the coding sequence GTGCCACTCGCCGCCGACGCGCAGCAGGCGGGGAAAGTTCCCCGCATAGGGTTTCTCTATCCGGTCTCGGCAGCCTTGGCTTCCTCCCGAACGGAGGCGTTCGTCCAAGGGCTGCGCGAATTCGGCTACATTGAGGGCCAGAATATCACCATCGAGTGGCGTCTCTCGGAGGTGCCGGCCGACCGCCTCTCCGAACTCGCTGCCGAGCTGGTCCGTCTCAAGGTGGACGTGATCGTGACGGGCGGCACTCCAGCGGCCTTTGCCGCCAGGAAAGCAACGAGCACGATCCCCATCGTTATGTCATCGGTCGGCGACCCTGTTGCGACTGGGCTCGTCGCCACCCTTGCGCGGCCAGGGGGAAATATCACAGGGCTGAGCCTCGTTTCTCCGGATCTAGCCGGGAAACGACTCGAGCTGATTAAAGAGTCTGTTCCTGGACTTTCCCGCGTGGCCATCCTTGTGAATTTGGCGAATCCGATCCAAAAAGTCGTGTTGGGACAGACGGAGGTTGCCGCACGGTCCCTTGGAATGCAGCTTCAACCCGTGGATGTCCGCGATCCTCGCGAACTCGAGAGTGCCTTCGCAGCCATGGCCAAGAGGCGTGCGGGCGCGGTCATTGTGCCGTTTGACCCGATTTTCTTTTCCAATCGCAGACGCATCGTGGACCTCGCGGCAAAAAGCCGGCTGCCGGCGATCTATTTCGACAAAGGGTACGTGGAGGCCGGAGGGCTCATGGCCTATGGGCCGAATATCGCTGATCTGGCCCGCCGCGCCGCCACCTACGTCGATAGGATCCTCAAGGGTGCCAAGCCCGCCGACCTGCCCGTCGAGCAACCGACGCGCTTCGAGCTGGTGATCAACCTGAAGACCGCCAAGGCCCTTGGGCTCACGATCCCCCAGTCCGTCCTCTTCCGAGCCGACCACGTGATCCAGTGA
- a CDS encoding thiazole synthase, whose amino-acid sequence MTDTPLVLGGKEFDSRLIVGTGKYPSFEMMREAIEASGARIVTVAVRRVSLPGKGESLLDYIDPSRYTLLPNTAGCYTADEAVRTAYLAREAGLGEMVKLEVIGDPRTLFPDVQGLLEATKILAREGFTVLPYTNDDPVLAKKLEDSGAAAVMPLGAPIGSGLGLRNPYNIKIILETITVPVIVDAGVGTASDAVIAMELGCDGVLMNTAIAGAKDPVAMARAMKLAMEAGRLAFKAGRIPKKLYATASSPIEGIPEWGPTS is encoded by the coding sequence ATGACCGATACGCCACTGGTTCTGGGAGGCAAAGAGTTCGACTCCCGGCTCATCGTCGGGACAGGCAAGTATCCGTCCTTTGAGATGATGCGGGAGGCTATCGAGGCCTCGGGGGCCCGGATCGTTACGGTCGCCGTGCGCCGCGTCAGCCTGCCCGGGAAGGGTGAGTCGCTGCTCGACTACATCGACCCCTCCCGCTACACCCTCCTGCCCAACACCGCCGGATGCTACACCGCCGATGAGGCGGTCCGGACCGCTTATCTTGCACGGGAAGCGGGCCTCGGGGAGATGGTGAAGCTGGAGGTCATCGGCGACCCGCGCACGCTCTTCCCCGACGTCCAGGGGCTGCTCGAGGCCACGAAGATCCTCGCGCGCGAAGGCTTCACCGTCCTCCCGTACACCAATGACGACCCCGTGCTGGCCAAGAAGCTCGAGGACTCCGGGGCCGCCGCGGTAATGCCCCTCGGGGCGCCGATCGGGTCCGGCCTTGGCCTCCGCAATCCGTACAACATCAAGATCATTTTGGAAACCATCACGGTCCCTGTGATCGTGGATGCCGGTGTCGGGACGGCGTCGGATGCCGTGATCGCGATGGAGCTCGGCTGCGACGGCGTCCTCATGAACACCGCCATCGCGGGCGCCAAGGATCCCGTGGCCATGGCGCGCGCGATGAAGCTGGCCATGGAGGCCGGGCGCCTGGCGTTCAAGGCGGGACGGATCCCAAAGAAGCTCTACGCCACCGCCTCCTCCCCGATCGAGGGGATCCCCGAGTGGGGCCCGACGAGTTGA
- a CDS encoding thiamine phosphate synthase, giving the protein MRQLDFRLYLVTDRHQTRGRALADAIEECLGAGVRAVQFREKDLGAAELLALAQPLRELTRQAGARLFINDRVDVALAADADGVSIMRSVEFSPG; this is encoded by the coding sequence ATGCGCCAGCTCGATTTTCGCCTCTATCTCGTGACTGACCGGCATCAGACCAGGGGGCGGGCACTCGCCGACGCGATCGAGGAGTGCCTCGGCGCGGGCGTCAGGGCAGTCCAGTTCAGGGAGAAGGACCTGGGAGCTGCCGAGCTTCTCGCTCTGGCTCAGCCACTCCGTGAGCTGACCCGGCAGGCAGGGGCCAGGCTTTTTATCAACGACAGGGTAGACGTCGCCCTGGCGGCGGACGCTGATGGCGTCAGCATCATGCGGAGTGTGGAGTTCTCCCCGGGGTGA
- a CDS encoding ABC transporter substrate-binding protein, protein MRLRTTALIATLALGSLAAPLAADAQQAGTVPRIGVLGTPDAPAFQHLWEAFRQGLRDLGYVEGQSIAIESRSPLGRWERLPDLAEELVRLKVDVIVAASARTSRAAKQATGTIPIVMMSGDPIADGLVSSLARPGGNVTGLSTQGTDVVGKELELLKEAIPRLSRVAILWNPNNPFHATQVREAEAAARALGMQLQSVEARRPKDFDGAFSAMGKARVDALFVLADGTVFLQHRAMIADLAARRRLPAMYARREHVEAGGLIAYGADRRELFRRLAVYVDKILKGAKPADLPVEQPTKFELIINLKTAKALGLTIPQSVLFRADHVIQ, encoded by the coding sequence ATGAGGCTCAGGACCACCGCGCTCATCGCCACCCTCGCCCTCGGCAGCCTCGCGGCGCCGCTCGCCGCCGACGCGCAGCAGGCGGGGACGGTGCCGCGGATCGGTGTCCTCGGGACCCCGGACGCCCCTGCCTTTCAGCACTTATGGGAAGCCTTCCGGCAAGGGCTGCGCGACCTTGGATACGTTGAGGGCCAGAGCATCGCCATCGAATCGCGCTCTCCGTTGGGTAGATGGGAACGGCTCCCCGACCTCGCGGAGGAGCTCGTTCGTCTGAAGGTGGATGTCATCGTCGCAGCATCTGCTCGAACATCTAGGGCTGCCAAACAGGCGACCGGCACGATCCCGATCGTCATGATGAGCGGCGATCCTATTGCGGACGGATTGGTCAGCAGTCTCGCCAGGCCGGGCGGGAACGTCACCGGGCTATCCACGCAGGGCACCGACGTCGTCGGGAAGGAGTTGGAGCTCCTCAAGGAGGCCATCCCCCGCCTTTCCCGAGTGGCCATCCTATGGAACCCGAACAATCCATTCCACGCCACGCAGGTGAGAGAGGCGGAGGCCGCCGCCCGGGCGTTGGGGATGCAGCTTCAAAGCGTTGAGGCGCGCCGCCCCAAGGATTTCGACGGGGCGTTTTCGGCGATGGGGAAAGCGCGGGTGGACGCGCTCTTCGTCCTAGCGGATGGCACGGTGTTCCTTCAACATCGCGCCATGATCGCAGACCTCGCGGCAAGGAGACGCCTGCCAGCGATGTACGCGAGGAGAGAGCACGTCGAGGCGGGCGGCCTCATCGCGTACGGGGCCGACCGTCGCGAGCTATTCCGCCGCCTCGCCGTCTACGTCGACAAGATCCTCAAAGGCGCCAAGCCAGCCGACCTGCCCGTAGAACAGCCGACGAAGTTCGAGCTAATCATCAACCTGAAGACCGCCAAGGCCCTGGGCCTCACGATCCCGCAGTCCGTCCTCTTCCGGGCCGACCACGTGATCCAGTGA
- the mutT gene encoding 8-oxo-dGTP diphosphatase MutT produces MATEPSPVAPTVVAAAVIEADGRYLITRRRKGHLEGLWEFPGGKLRPGETLPACLQRELREELGVEVTVGEELDTITWTYPERTVVLHFFRCRLASGQLAPREGQAMAWAAPDELERYPFPPADASLVARLRSPGRP; encoded by the coding sequence ATGGCGACCGAGCCCTCGCCGGTTGCGCCTACCGTTGTTGCCGCCGCTGTCATCGAGGCCGACGGCCGCTACCTGATCACCCGCCGGAGGAAAGGCCACCTGGAGGGTCTCTGGGAGTTTCCCGGAGGGAAGCTCAGGCCGGGCGAGACGCTGCCGGCGTGTCTGCAGCGCGAGCTACGGGAAGAGCTGGGCGTCGAGGTCACCGTGGGAGAGGAGCTGGACACCATCACGTGGACGTATCCCGAGCGGACCGTGGTCCTCCACTTCTTCCGGTGCCGCCTGGCCAGCGGTCAGCTCGCGCCGCGCGAGGGCCAGGCGATGGCGTGGGCCGCCCCCGACGAGCTCGAGCGCTATCCGTTCCCGCCCGCCGACGCCTCGCTCGTCGCCCGCCTGCGCTCACCAGGCCGACCATAG